The Phormidium yuhuli AB48 DNA window CTGGATTGATGGGGGAACCATCGCCCTGATTCCCAAGTTAGCGATGGTGATTGGGTCCTATTTGCTGGCCTGGTTGCTACGCAATTACTTCCCCTTCCGCTGGAATTGGAATCTGTCTACCGGCTTGGTGATGGGAAGTTCGGGTATTTTTATTCTCCGTAGCTTCTATGTCTTTGACTTGCCCCAATGGCCCTTACGGCTAGCGGGGAGTTCCCTACCGGAGTTAGGGACAGCGGTTCAGGGGAATCCGGCCTTGAACCCGATTTTTGCCAGTGTCTTGATTCCAGGGGTGCTGCTGGTGTTGCTGTTGGGCCATGCACAACGGAAGTGGTGGGCCATTGGTGCAACCCTTGGGGTGGCCAGTTGTTTGGCCGTGAGTGCGGTGGTAGACCCTGAGTTAGTTTGGCTGGGCAGTGGCTGGCTGGCCCGGGGCTTCTTGGCGGTGAATGCGATCGCCTGTTGGATGTTGGCCCGATTGGCCGCGAAACCCGGAGGAATTACGGCATGAAACTAACTGGAGTCGTCAAACACGTCGCCATGGGAACTGGGGCCTGGACCCTGGAAACGGGGACAGGCCAAGTCTATGAACTCCATGAAAGCACCCCATCAGAGGTTTTAAAGCCGGGTCAGTCCGTCACCCTAGAGGGAACTGTCCGTGATGATGTGATGACCCTCGCGGCCCTAGGACCGGTGTTTGAGGTGAAATCCTTCCAACTGGGACCTGAATCTTAGGTCGCTCATCGACAGGGTAATGAATTCTTTAAAAAACACTTTGGACCTAAAAAATCCAAGGTGTTTTTATTTTTTGCGTAAAACCAACTAGAGTCAATACGTAAAAATACGCAGAAAATATACTGATACTTTTGCGAGCTTTTGATGAGTTTCAAACACAAAATTACGTCAATCCAGAGATTAGCAAGGATTTAAGGAAAATAGCCGTATTTCTTTCCAGCAAAGGTATCTAGCCTTTACACTCCGTAAGCAAAATTGATTTTTTGCTTTATAAAGCTTGTGTAAAGCTCTAGTCTAAAGACAATAAAGTTTTGATGAACTCTTGGCAAAATGGGAGACAGTACAGAAATTGTCCCTTAGGATGAGAATGTGAAAAGAAACACCACTTGAACGAAGGCGACGACCCAGAACTCGGTTCGCTTTCTAAACCTAAACTATTTAGAATGGAGCCATTCCCAATGAAACTCTTTAACTCAACCCTGGTGGGCCTGTCCGTTGCCACCGTCGCCTCCTTAACTCTTGGTGTAGAAGCGGCGAGTGCTGACCTGGTCGCCCAAGGAACCTGTGACATCGCTAACCTAACCGGAACCACGGACTGCGAAGGGATTTATCGCGGCAACGATTCCAATAGCATCACCACCAGCACTGAGATGTTCGGCAAGACCGGTTGGTCTGAATTGTGGAAAGTTGATGACAGCAGCGGCACCACAGGCCCCCTCACCGTTGCTCTAAATAACGCGGGTCAGGAAACCTCCGGGACTTGGACACTCTCTGAAGACTTTAACTTCGACCTCTACGACTCTGTCATGTTCGTCCTCAAAGGCGGTCCAACCTTTACTGCTTACAAGTCTGACGGCGTAACCATGTCGGGAACTTGGAACACGGATGACTTACGTAATGGTGGTGGACGTGTCGGACCTGGATTGTCTCACTTCACCGTCTGGACAACTGGAACTGGAAGTGGTGGTAATAGTTCCGAACCGACCCCAGTTCCCGAACCTGCGGCT harbors:
- a CDS encoding PEP-CTERM sorting domain-containing protein, with protein sequence MKLFNSTLVGLSVATVASLTLGVEAASADLVAQGTCDIANLTGTTDCEGIYRGNDSNSITTSTEMFGKTGWSELWKVDDSSGTTGPLTVALNNAGQETSGTWTLSEDFNFDLYDSVMFVLKGGPTFTAYKSDGVTMSGTWNTDDLRNGGGRVGPGLSHFTVWTTGTGSGGNSSEPTPVPEPAALLGLGSVALASRFLRRKSEDA